The Phragmitibacter flavus genome contains a region encoding:
- a CDS encoding S8 family serine peptidase, which translates to MPDQVITGASAVSSTEAAKPPATTIAPAPTAQTNQSNRIIVSDTFRRLRATEIVKVQKTSATGGQSTRVDTLVKTTGKYPTVVVRQNFSGDSPVAENLRQESAFVADHVLITPEADESSDAFQTRLNQFGYRILKTLPNSNIHLVSVGNGSIDAVDRATKLLARAEPDYLVFTQETLGSAKELIWVPEAQRFLDPETQNWWQDNDNGPSVPSALTSLIQADAATSTSSDGSRLLDFENRSGDYRPYAYRHGFKIARSTNESSVYIQNAYTSGYPENGGFYLRSLYGDLDTDFEHKDGLPFKAHSVDLAEYSTVFPTPKTVRVTGTKQDGTTVFTQFTTDGIIDGAGPQKDFQTFQFPASFDSLVKLRFSDQPFMLDNLLVTLNGQETPPPVPPTLPVIYDVNWDEAPHVIGQVSAVGGHHAPSSLNFGNPIVRETFGVLNNRPLELIDGGNSSNYSQPRFDLKLNAKTYRVEFDLTSLDNSDSTSVFFDGITNFVRFTFSPSSISMHGGSLVSIPFSASALNRVVIDVNLTTNTYTLQLNNQTPVTGSITSVLADVAAIRFSTSDGGTQGGSAIDNVRISAFQIGEQTTAPIATVFPSAGLTFPTVALGSSVTRLIEFRNAGLSPLTLQVLSISDPQFSLDAPLPAQLGAGQPFFLSTRFTPTTTGSPTAELRVATNDPNKPIVTIPLSGTVQTPPRISLEPAHLRVNMVADTKGTERFTIRNTGTSPLNWQIIRLQPTGGGTPAPRNTNDPQLPFLWGMLSSLQGGIDAQAAWNQNTGSANITVAVIDTGVSLSHPDLAANIKQNSAEIAGNQIDDDHNGFVDDVRGWNFYSDTSNADDVNGHGTHVSGTIAALGNNATGVVGVSWNSKVLPVQFLSAGGSGYTSDAIASVDYARQRGARLINASWGGGGFSSYLQQSIQNFCATNNGLFVAAAGNQGTNNDSAPHYPSNYTTAGIISVASTTKSSQLSSFSNYGKISVDLAAPGSDIISCLPGARYASYSGTSMAAPHVTGAAALLMSANPDYPNHQVKSYLMVSTDYPPALNQKVASDGRLNVYQSLRKMPETWINPLTTSGTVGPGLASSIDLEVNTFGLAPGTYNILLALATNDPDRLSLQLPVELKVVAPNALATWRNLNFAPNQLLHLESEETLWSDYADPDNDGISNLLEFALALAPRQSDSMSKAMSLNPPGESGAKLIVTTRTQLGPVSIVPEWSTNLHPDSWSSSGIIMDEVSADPIKGTTTWEITLDPSLGNPPSAFFRVRADSNGN; encoded by the coding sequence TTGCCCGATCAAGTTATCACGGGAGCCAGCGCAGTCTCCTCAACCGAAGCCGCCAAACCACCCGCGACCACGATTGCGCCTGCCCCAACCGCACAAACCAACCAGTCAAATCGAATCATCGTCAGCGACACTTTCCGTCGACTGCGCGCCACCGAAATCGTCAAAGTTCAGAAAACCTCTGCCACTGGCGGCCAATCCACGCGGGTCGACACCCTGGTCAAAACCACCGGCAAATATCCCACCGTCGTCGTGCGCCAAAATTTTTCCGGCGACTCACCCGTCGCTGAGAACTTGCGTCAGGAGTCTGCCTTCGTTGCCGACCACGTTCTGATCACTCCAGAAGCCGATGAGAGTTCAGATGCTTTTCAAACTCGGCTCAATCAATTCGGCTACCGCATTCTCAAAACTCTGCCCAATTCAAATATCCACCTCGTATCCGTGGGGAACGGCTCGATCGACGCCGTGGATCGCGCCACCAAACTCCTCGCCCGGGCAGAACCCGATTATCTCGTCTTCACCCAGGAGACCCTCGGAAGCGCCAAAGAACTCATTTGGGTGCCCGAAGCCCAGCGGTTCCTTGATCCCGAAACTCAAAATTGGTGGCAGGACAATGACAACGGACCTTCGGTGCCAAGCGCTTTGACCTCACTCATCCAGGCAGACGCCGCGACCTCGACTTCCAGTGATGGCAGCCGTTTGTTGGATTTTGAGAATCGTTCCGGTGACTACCGGCCTTACGCTTACCGGCACGGCTTCAAGATCGCTCGCTCTACCAACGAATCTTCCGTCTACATCCAGAATGCCTACACCAGCGGTTACCCGGAGAATGGCGGCTTTTACCTACGCTCGCTGTATGGAGACCTTGACACCGACTTTGAACACAAGGATGGCCTTCCCTTCAAGGCCCATTCTGTCGATCTGGCAGAATACAGCACCGTTTTTCCCACCCCTAAAACCGTTCGGGTCACCGGCACCAAACAAGACGGCACAACCGTGTTCACCCAGTTCACCACTGATGGCATCATCGATGGCGCAGGTCCCCAGAAGGATTTCCAAACCTTCCAATTTCCGGCCAGTTTTGACTCACTGGTGAAACTGCGCTTCTCCGATCAACCGTTCATGCTCGACAACCTTCTGGTCACCTTGAATGGCCAGGAAACGCCCCCGCCTGTTCCCCCGACGCTGCCAGTCATCTACGACGTCAACTGGGATGAAGCTCCTCATGTCATCGGACAAGTCAGTGCCGTTGGCGGGCACCATGCACCCAGCAGCCTCAATTTCGGCAACCCCATCGTCCGCGAAACCTTCGGAGTGCTCAATAATCGTCCTTTGGAACTCATCGACGGAGGCAACTCCAGCAACTACAGCCAGCCTCGCTTCGATCTTAAGCTCAATGCAAAAACCTACCGCGTCGAATTTGATCTGACCTCGCTGGACAACAGCGATTCCACCTCGGTGTTTTTTGATGGAATAACCAACTTCGTCAGGTTTACGTTTTCACCCTCTTCCATTTCCATGCATGGAGGATCTCTCGTCTCGATCCCTTTCTCCGCCAGCGCTCTCAATCGGGTGGTCATTGACGTCAATCTAACGACCAACACCTATACCCTCCAGTTGAACAACCAAACCCCGGTCACCGGCAGCATCACCAGCGTCCTGGCCGACGTTGCCGCCATCCGCTTCAGCACCTCAGACGGTGGCACCCAAGGCGGTTCAGCCATCGATAACGTGCGCATCAGCGCCTTCCAAATCGGCGAACAAACCACCGCCCCCATTGCTACGGTGTTTCCGAGTGCAGGGCTCACCTTCCCCACCGTTGCATTGGGATCTTCCGTTACCCGTCTCATCGAATTCCGCAACGCCGGGCTCTCTCCATTAACGCTCCAGGTCCTGTCGATCAGCGACCCCCAATTCTCCCTTGATGCGCCGTTGCCCGCACAACTGGGTGCAGGTCAACCCTTCTTCCTTTCCACGAGATTCACTCCCACCACTACGGGTTCTCCGACCGCAGAACTGCGCGTTGCCACCAACGATCCCAACAAACCCATAGTAACTATCCCCCTGTCCGGCACGGTTCAGACCCCTCCCCGAATCTCCCTCGAACCCGCCCATTTGAGGGTTAACATGGTCGCGGACACCAAAGGCACCGAACGCTTCACCATTCGCAACACCGGCACCTCCCCCCTTAACTGGCAGATCATCCGCCTCCAGCCAACCGGCGGCGGCACACCCGCACCACGCAACACCAACGATCCCCAACTTCCCTTTCTATGGGGAATGCTAAGCTCCCTTCAGGGAGGTATCGATGCCCAGGCAGCTTGGAATCAAAACACCGGTTCAGCCAACATCACCGTCGCCGTCATCGACACCGGCGTTTCTCTAAGTCACCCCGATCTCGCTGCCAACATCAAACAAAACAGCGCCGAGATCGCGGGTAATCAGATCGACGATGATCACAATGGATTCGTGGATGATGTCCGCGGTTGGAACTTCTATTCCGACACCTCCAATGCCGACGACGTCAATGGCCACGGCACCCATGTCTCCGGCACCATCGCCGCCCTCGGCAACAACGCCACCGGCGTGGTCGGCGTTTCTTGGAATTCCAAAGTATTGCCCGTCCAGTTTCTCAGCGCTGGCGGCTCCGGATACACCTCCGACGCCATCGCCTCCGTCGACTACGCCAGACAACGCGGTGCCCGTCTTATCAACGCCAGTTGGGGTGGCGGCGGCTTTTCCAGCTACCTCCAACAAAGCATCCAAAACTTCTGCGCCACCAACAACGGCCTCTTCGTCGCCGCCGCAGGCAATCAGGGAACCAACAACGACAGCGCTCCCCATTATCCCTCCAACTACACCACTGCAGGAATCATCTCCGTCGCTTCGACCACCAAATCCAGCCAGCTCTCGAGTTTTTCCAACTACGGCAAAATCAGTGTCGACCTCGCCGCTCCCGGCAGCGACATCATCAGTTGCCTCCCCGGTGCCCGCTATGCCAGTTACAGCGGCACCTCCATGGCCGCCCCACATGTTACCGGTGCGGCCGCGCTGTTGATGAGCGCCAACCCAGATTATCCGAACCACCAGGTGAAATCTTACCTGATGGTTTCCACCGACTACCCCCCTGCTCTCAATCAAAAAGTCGCCAGCGACGGACGCCTCAACGTCTATCAGAGCCTCCGCAAAATGCCTGAAACCTGGATCAATCCCCTCACCACCAGCGGCACCGTCGGCCCCGGATTGGCCTCCAGCATCGACTTGGAAGTCAACACCTTCGGCCTCGCACCCGGCACCTACAACATCCTGCTCGCGCTCGCCACCAACGATCCCGACCGCCTTTCCCTCCAACTTCCCGTCGAACTGAAGGTCGTCGCCCCCAACGCCCTCGCCACCTGGCGAAACCTCAACTTCGCCCCCAATCAACTGCTCCATCTTGAAAGCGAAGAAACGCTCTGGTCCGACTACGCAGACCCCGACAACGACGGCATCAGCAACCTCCTCGAGTTCGCCCTTGCTCTTGCACCCAGGCAATCGGATTCCATGTCGAAAGCCATGAGCCTCAATCCGCCCGGCGAATCGGGTGCCAAACTCATCGT